TGTTCTTTAATTACAATATCACTAATACTAGTGAGAATGTCTTCCAACCAACTAAGATCATTACTTTTAGTGATTGCATCCTTTGCCGGAGTATGAGCTGGACAATTTGCTTCCCTTCGAATGTGGACAACGGAAGGGGATCTAAAAGTATCCAACTCTTTTTTAATGCCTTCTATGAAATGGCCCGATCTGTGTATAGAAGAACTAATCGAATTGATCTCTCTAACAATATGAAGAGCATCaccttataaaattatataaaaaaagctCACCTCCTTGCTAAAAATCATCGCATTAAGTGTTGCAATTGCTTCTGCCTCTTTTGGATCCACAACTAACCTTTGAGAAAAACTATAGacacccagaaaaaaaaaaaaaaaaaaaaaaaaaaaaaaaaaaaaaaaaaaaaaaaaaccatagttGTCACAAGCTATGATGCCAATACAACAATTATTCTTGTTAATCACAGCATCTCAATTGACTTTGATCACACCTACCGATGGAGGTTACATAAAATCTGTTCCACTGTTTCTATTTCTCTTGCCTGCAAAGCAGCTTGTTCTTCTAGCAAGTTGCAGACACCACTTATAAACTAACGTGACAGTCAACGTGGGATTGCCACGCCAGCCACAATCAAATTCAATCGTTTAATGATTGGTGTGATAAGTCTATTAATATAAGAGTTAACGTGGTACTGCCACATCAGTCACGACTGATGTGGAAAGTGTCATGTGAACATACAAACTAATATGAGAGTTCACGTGGTATTGTCACATTAGACACGgacaaatttaattgtttaatagcTAACATGATGAGTACCAATAGACTGCCACATTAGTTTGTTGGTGATTAATTTGTAATAAACACATTGTAAGGGCTTGGAGCACTAGCAGTagtttctcttaaatttttcttaaatttagggcaactaaactattttttttttacttatatattcaaataaactccatAATAGTttatctatcattttttttataccatttaagtattcattcaaataaatgttagagcaaagagaataaagaaaaaaatatttttatattaaaataacgTTAAAGAAAACGTTTTTACTTCCCTAAATTTATGGTAGCACTCGTGATTCGCTTGGTGTTACATTGGTTTGGGAACATCAAAATAATCAGTTGgaagtcgttttttttttttttttttttttttttttttctataagtttttattacatttatgaaATGTAATGCGTTTTAAGAAAGCTATTCTTAGTGCTTTTAGAAACTAGAATGAGATTCCATGTGGTATTGCCACATCAGTCATCAATAAATTGAATTGCTTAATGATTAACATGGCAAGTATTACAGAAACTGTtacattaatttgtaattaatttaaaataaaaattatatttacagCAACAGCCCACGCCCAACATTTCTCTTACCTTCGGACATAATTGACCTTCGTGGATCGTTTTTACTGTTTAGAAGGCCTTTGATGATGTCATTGGGCCGTGCGCCCCAACATTTGGGCTCTTTTTGCTTTACTCTCTCTGtattgtctttcttttttttcttttttgttgattGCACTCTCTGTATTGTCAATATGGCTTCGATGATGTCATTTTCTGTATGAGCACATGATAGCTTATCTTATGTGACATGTTTTACGGACCTACAGCCTTGTATTGTCACGTCCCatttgaaaagagtttcaaattttcaattgtcgaaacaaaaaatacaaataaaaggCCCTCAATTGACAAGACAACTGAGTTGTGATTCGAATACACATATGGATTTCACCTGCTGGGCTTGGGCTAGGAAGCCTGAACCCAGACTAGCCTATCAATCCATTTCGGCAAATGCAGAAAGATTGTAAGAGAGCGGGTAGCACTCAGTCTTCCTTTTATCTAAAAAGGGGACAACGCAAAGCATGTGAATAGATCTTTTTGGATAGCCCATGGTTTGGACTatgattatttataattattagttTGAATTTGAGAGGATACGGATGGGTAATTGTGATATACCACTTAAGAGACCCacttgactaaataaaaattggattgtCCAATTACTTGTCCGGTCAGGAAAGTTCCATAAGTGGTATCTCACAGTCATCTGTCTACAATTATTTGCCCAAATTTGAGATAATTCAGGCAGGTGATTgtaagagaccacttatgagacctacttgaccaaataaaaattaggttgcctaactacttatccggtcaggtgggtCCCATAAATGGTTATCACAATCATCtgcccgaattctctcaaattcggacaaataattataaaggattCTGGTCCCCTATGGTTACACCATTCTCCTCGATAGTGGTGTAACCATGGGCAATTTGCACGTGTAAACTTTATGTAAAAACCTAGTAAACAACCAATAGATgactaatttttgtttttcataggTCTTAAAATTTAGggtaaatatttaataaattcatgagTCAATGCATGATTGGAAATCAGTCATTCCGTGATTTATCCGTCCAATTTTTTAACTTCTGTTAGTGCTACACTAGCCTTTTCACCAcataatcttaaaatattattattttttaataattttatttattttattttttttaaaaaaaaaaaacttaaaaaatgaaaacgtTGGGTGGAGGGGTGGCTCGCCGCCTCCCCATGGGCCTAGGGTGGCCATGCACCACCCCTTCCGTGCAGCTCATTCGGTTTAAGGGTGCGATGGTAAGCCTTTCACTGTTTGTTaaaaatctgttatttttggCTTGATGAAGtggtttttagtgtttttgtcgACGAGATTTCAAATGGGTTGTGACTGGAATGGTTGAATTCATCGTCATCGTTCCATGTAGTTGGTTTCTAGGGTTTTGAAGTTGTTTGTGCAAAATCCCAGCTGGGCTTCTTTTAGTAGTTTGATTTTAGGACTTCGAATCTGTCCAGCACTACAGTTTCCCATCGGGGTGTTTGTCAATTCCCGTCAAAATAGAGATAATTGGGCTCAAATTTTCATCTGGGTCAACTTCAAAATCATAAATTGGTTTACCTTTCCCTAGCTCTAGCATTTCGTTTGGTGGCAGTTTGGATATCCTAATGGAGGCTTGATTTCTCGAACCAAGAAGTGTTTTCAAGTCCGAACATGGGGGAGTTTCGGACCAGTTGCTCAATGTTTAGTTTATTTGATGAACTTCTCAAGAACACTCATGCTTGCACTCTAACCTACACTTGTaattaggggtgtgcaaaacccgtcCCGCCCGCCCGCCCTGCAAAACACcgaattttcagttttttttttttttttgacggtTTAGGGTCCAACAATGATATACCCATGCCGAGcagggcgggttgcgggtttagagttttaaaaaaatcaggTTCCCACCCTGCTTCAATGggaacaataataataataataataataagcttaTAACTACATTTACTAAAATCTGTGAGGActggagagagaaaaaatcaccagagagaaaaccaaagagcCTCCCCGTTTCAGAGCCGTTTTACCGGGGAGGGACCTCCTTCCGGctgttttttgtttctctcaGTCTTTAGGACTGTAGAGTTTTGTTCCCTCCGGTTGAACCGGTGGAGGGTGTCTTGCCCCTAGCTCtttgggctatggtggctttgttttttcttgttttttcttgtttttctttctgtttctggCAGGTTAACTCTTCTTAAGAAGTCTAAGGTGGAGTGAGGCCGGTTTTAGTGTCGTCAACGGCGTGTTTCTGGCCGGACTTTCTTGGTTTTCTCGGATTTTTTGAAGCTAGATCTACGCATGTCCGTCGACTTCTGGTGGACACTCGCTACCCAGCCTAAGTCCTTGCTGTGTTCCGCCCTGGTTGCCGGAAGCTGCGGTCGTGCAGGTCCTCGAAGCTCGGCGCGTGGCCCTCACGCACCAGGGCATCTTTGTTTTCTGTCTGCGCGTGTAGGCCACGCTCCGCACTTTCTGGCCGTGCTTGGCGGCGTCTGGGGTCTCCGGCGACGGATCTTCTGCTGGGTGCGTCCGGATGCGGTGCGTGTCCTACACGTGCCGTCACTCAAGTGAAGCTGCCACCCTACTCCACTGCCGGTgacttttttagggttttctgcctttgtgttgtattttctcatgtttctatgtacagtttgcctatgtgtggctcaagttttattagaatttttttcgTAAGGGGCTTTATTGTAATTCTAGTGAGATTTGAGATTCTGCTAGGCAGTTGTTTTTAAGctagatccttctggcttagagtgtgAGGGATCTGTCCCTCATTTCTCATCTTGTACGCCTTGGGCTTTTAATATCTATGGTTAGCACATGCTAATCcgttcaaaaataataataataataataagaaaaataaagaaagaaaaccctAGTCCCTGACTCCCTAAGTCCCCCACTTACCCAATTATCCAGCCCTAACACCGCACGCACACTACCCCTTTAGCCCACacttcagttttatttcttctgTCTTCAAGTTCGAGCGCCGCACTTCACTGTTCTTCTCTTTGCATCTTCGCttcttcatcaactttcttcaATCTTCACCTCTCCATCTCCTTCGGGTTTGCATTTGCAAGTATTATATGCTCTTTTTTATTTCCTGTACAATATTTGTATATTTGTATAGTTTATATTGAATATGTATCTGCATATATTGAATCTTCATTTGAAGTTGGTCTTTTGATATACTGATTGTAGCAGATTGTGTGTATACCCGCCTCGCCTCACCCCGCCCCATGAAACCCACAATCTCTGCCATGCACGAATTGCCTATTTTTTATGTGGTTTGTGGGTTGAAAATCGTcaacccgcaaaggtgcggggcggggccaaaaagaGTAGAAATCCACCTCACCCCGCCTCGTGCACACCCCTACTTGTAACCCATCCgaccctcattttcttttttttaacttttttttttttaaaaaaaatctttccttttaaataaaattattaaaaatataatattttaaggtgatGTGGCAAAAAGACTGACGTGGCACTAACAGAAGTCaaaaaattggatggaaaaattACAGAATGACTGATTTCAAATCTGCGACAAACTTAATatgcaaaaattgatttttaaacagTGAAGGGCTGATTTCAAATCGTGCATTGATTCAGAAATTTATTAGATATTTACTCTAAAATTTATGTAAAAACCAAAAAGGCCACAACTTATGAAAatctgagttttaaaaatttgcaaagtgcataaagtgtatttttgtttttttttttttgaaaattcgtAAAGTGTATTTTAAATTAAGGGGTAAATACCTTTTGGGTATTTgtggtttgaaaactttatttattggtacttcaatttcaatttattacacagatggtacctgagttttgaaaaaagacgAATTTGATACATCCGTTTATTTTTTCGTTCAAAATTTAACGGACTGCCACATGTCTACTCTAaggggttgacacgtggcgcaatttaaaaaaaattaaaaaattgaaattaaaaaagtttaaaaattaaaaataataaaactttaaaaaaataaaaactttaaaaaaaaaaaattgaaaaaaaaagaagggtggCGAGGGgagggggtggttcagccaccccaagggccaaaacccttacaattttttttttttagagggttttGGCAATTGGGGATGGCTGAGGGTgggccggccacccctaagtCGGCCGGTCTTGGGTAACCATGGGGtgatttggccacccccaagagccgaaaccttcactttttttttaattttttttttttaagttttttttttatttattaatttttaaatatcattattttctattttttattttttttagattgtgtCACGTGTCAGCACCTTATAGTAGACATGTGACAGTCTATTaaattttggacggaaaaatagacggaggtagTAAATtcgtcttttttcaaaatttaggtattatttataaaacaaattgaaactgagttataaaaaaaaaaaaaaatttcaaatcacGTGTACCAAAAAATATAATGATGTGTTTGgcaaccgagtggaataattattccactcggattttttctaaaacccgccCACCCGCCCGAATACCCGAATTTGACCcgaattttgtttgaattttaagcTGACGATTTGAGTATTGGTTGGGCCCCACGTGCAGGACAAATTGTCTCCCAAaaagcgcgtgggtcccacatataaataataaaataatacaaatttaaataaaaaaaataaaagaaattaattaaaaacacaagggTGGCTGccacttgggggtggccgcgcacaaGGGTGGCTGccacttgggggtggccgcgcggccacccccgacccgggcaggggtggccgcgcggtcacccccgaacagcgggggtggccgcgcggcctcccccgacccttggggtggctgccaaccggcagccacccctgcatcattttttttttaattttaattttattttttttaaaaaaaattatttatttattttttaattaaataatcaatatataataaattattattttacacaacttttcaaaataccaatcattatacacaactttttaaacttccaatcattttttaccattaaaatataatatttttcaatctcaaaattcaacatccaaacacaattctttacctcgatatttgtaaatagaattagaattgaattctaattctcaaaatagAATTAAATCAAACTcgactttttcttttcaaaaaaaaaaaaaaaactggactTTTTAGTCCTTTCCCCGTTTCTCCCTATGAAtaggtgaaaataaaataaaaaaggtcacTACTTACCCTAATAATAAACTAAACCGATCCCATCCGTTcaaacaaaaccctaatttcacatCCACCGTCCGATCGGTTCCCTCCCTGTCTTATAATCCCCTCTCTCAACCTGAAGCCCTAGCGTGACTAGGGTTTACAAATTGCAGAGCTACCTGCCGCCTTGCTCTCAGATCTCGCCCACGCATCAGATCCCCGAATATGGCAGCCCAAATGAGCAAAAAGCGAAAGGTCAGCTCTTTCTTTCACTCTCCGTTTGTTTCATGAGAAAATAATTCCCAAGAAAAGCCCAAATAAAACAGAATATCACTCCCTCTTTAGCAGTGATTAATGCTTTCTAAAGCTTTGGTTTTTGGTTACAGTTCGTCGCTGACGGAGTCTTCTTCGCCGAGCTTAACGAGGTCCTGACCCGTGAACTCGCCGAGGACGGTTACTCCGGAGTGGAGGTTAGGGTCACTCCGATGCGCACCGAGATAATCATCAGAGCCACACGGACCCAAAACGTTCTGGGTCTGAATTTCCTTGATTTCTTCTGtgtttccaatttttgtttggttttgtgtGTGATTCCAACGTGTTGATTTTATGGGGTTTGATTTTATAGGTGAGAAGGGGAGGAGGATCAGAGAGCTGACCTCGTTGGTACAGAAGCGGTTCAAGTTCCCGGAGAACACCGTGGAGCTCTACGCCGAGAAGGTTAACAACAGAGGGCTCTGCGCTATTGCCCAGGCTGAGTCTCTCCGCTACAAGCTCCTCGGTGGTCTCGCCGTTCGGAGGTTGGTATTTTATTGCTGTCCTTTTGTTTATTAGGATTTCTTGTGTGCCTAGAATTGAAGTTAACAGTGATTGGAATTTAGGATTCTGATGTGGATTGAATGCGATATAAAGctttataaatttgattttcaattctGATGCGCGTAATATTTGCTTGGTTGACCTTTTGCTGTATTTGTTAATgggttttatgtttttgtgtCTAACGTGGAATTTATGTTAGGAATCCTCGTTTGTGCTGTGTAGACAATTTGGAAAAAACAATCTTGTTTGAAGTCTACTGGGTCTGGTTTTTGTGAGATGTCTTTCTCGTGGTTGTACTTTGTTCCAGTTTTGTATGTCATCTATAAAGCAGATTGGTGGTTATATACCAACGTTGTGTCGGAAGATGACTATAGTAATATTACTCAAGTCCCCTTTGTGCCATCATCCTATTGAAATGCTCTGGTTTTCATGTAGTAACCTCGGGAAGGGGAcatgatattttgattataatttttttctgcATAATGAAACTCATACCTTTGCATGGACTACTAATTTTGTTTGCCATCTTGTATTTTCAGTATCAATTGTTCTGTCCTTGTACTATATAATATGGTCAGTCATCTATAAAGCAAACAGGTCATATTTCATACCAGATTTGTGTCGGAAGATGACTATATTGACGTCGCGACTCAGGCTATTGCAACAATGACAAGAAATTTGCTTAGATTTGTGTGCTTGGAGTTGCtacataattgttcattttcgTCCAAGTTTGTCCAAGTCTTTTGTCAACTCGTTTGTACCCTTGTTGTCTCACGTGTTTTCACGACCCAACAACCCTccaaccttccaacaaaaaaaaagtcttcTGTTTTTATATTCCCTATTTGAAGAAGGATCTGGTTATTCACAAGGAAAGAATCTGGTTTTAAGAAGCTGCATCTTGAAGAAATCATTACCCTACACTGGTTTTGCTAGTTTTATTCCttttgtgggttttggtgtTGTTGTTGGAGTGCAGAAGAATGACTCTAGTCTTccttgtagcattactcttgtgATTGTATTTGAACTACACTGCTCTTCTGGTTGTGAGTGAGTTATTGGCTGGTGTAGAGGACCAAGATATTTAACAATAGATATAGTGTGAGAATTTGATCGCTACTGCCTTTTAGAAATGATTCTCACATGTGAAATGTGTTTCATCACAAACTTAAGCATCCTTTTatggtttttggttttgtgtAAGGAATCAGCTATGTTTGCTACACAGATTGACTTCATTCCTACAATGTTTGCTTAAAGGTTTTTAGAACTAAGCTAACTTGATTGATGTTATTCTTATTTAGGGCCTGCTATGGTGTATTGAGATTTGTCATGGAAAACGGCGCAAAGGGTTGCGAGGTTTGTAGGCAGCTTTTAACCCTTATAGTGCTAACTTTTATTCTTCTGCTTGGAATATGATTTTTGATATTCTTTGCATGTAAACAGGTGATTGTTAGTGGAAAACTTAGGGCACAACGTGCAAAGTCCATGAAGTTCAAGGACGGATACATGATTTCTTCTGGTCAGCCAGTGAAAGAATATATTGACTCAGCTGTGAGACATGTTCTTCTGAGACAGGTTAGCTTGACTAAATTTGTGTTGCTTAGAGTATATAGTGCTGCTCTCTTTGGACAAATCACTTTGCATTACTTTTTATGAACTCTTGCCTGTACATTTCTTTCTATATAGTGATTCTGTTTCTtatcaaaatatcaaattttcatACAGGGGGTGCTTGGTATTAAGGTCAAGATCATGCTTGATTGGGATCCTAAGGGAAAGGTCGGCCCCACCAAGCCCATACCTGATCTGGTTACTATACACACTCCCAAGGAGGAAGAGGAACACTTCCGGGCCCCGGTGGTGGCAACTGATATTGAGCTCCCAGTGGCTTAATTGCTGTCCTGAATTATTAGAGCCATCCGTGTTATACTTTATTGTCCTGCATATCTAAATTCTGTGGAGTTTTTTTAATTGCCAATTTTGGTTTCTAAGGACTTGTGATGGGTTGTTTGATATCTTCTTTTAGGATGTTACCCTAATTTTGCTATATCTTAAGTCactatttttgtttaataatccttgcatttatttaattgtttttttcatcattttcttattttattgttcttgacaaccattttttctttaatttcgtGGCAATGAACTGGTAGATGGCCACTTCGTATTGAAAAATCCTGCACCAGTTAATTGTTGGAAATTTGGTGGCTGCTTTCAGGACCTAATGTTGTTTTGAGTGTTACTAGTTTATcgaaaatgatttgtgggggacGTTTTTCCGTCCCCCATGAATCACTGTTCCTAGTTTATTATGACTGGTTTAATTTCAAAGACTGGATTTTCTGAGTTGCTCTTTTGGGTTGGGTGTTTCAAGTGCTCGATGTTCATGCCCtgagagatttttattttcgtCCAAGCAAACGAAAGCGAAATGTATTCCCTATTAGCTGTTTGAATTGTGTGTACAATTAGCTCGAATTACATGTGATTAGAATAATTCTCAAAAATGTGTTGgaagaaaacaagaataatTCCCAACGTAGGGTTTGTTTGTTTAGCTCATAAGGCGTAAAGTATTTTTGgatcaaataaattattataaatacTACGCTTGTGCCGTCCTTAACCTGCATTTATCTCAAACTGCTTCCAATAACAATGGCTGATTGGAAAAATTTACTTGACAACATATTTTTAGGAAGATTAATGCTAGATTTACTAtgcttgttttaaaaaatagagtGCTGATTAAACAGTATTACATCAGTAAAAGTATGATAAAAATGAGATAAGAGGGCGGTGAAAATTTGAATCTTAACATATAAGATGTGTTAGGTATGGTTTTCTTAAAAATTGATGTTACCGATGTCTCTTCCAACAAAAACTTTTAAGTACATctacggttttttttttgaagtggtGCTTAAGGGATGAATGTGTTGTTGGGCAACGAAATCACCTTTGTGAACCCTTTTGTTAGAGAGAAGTGACTGTTGTAGCTTGGTAATATGATTTTCTTTGTAACCAAATGTTTTTGTCGAAGGGGACATTTTGTTACTATTGGTAAATTCTGCTTTAACATTTAAACAATTAGTTTTCGTGATTCATAATTATGAAAAAGTATTACTTTTCAATGAGatgagtttctttttctttttgagtagTGCTactttttatattc
The Alnus glutinosa chromosome 14, dhAlnGlut1.1, whole genome shotgun sequence genome window above contains:
- the LOC133857376 gene encoding small ribosomal subunit protein uS3x-like, which codes for MAAQMSKKRKFVADGVFFAELNEVLTRELAEDGYSGVEVRVTPMRTEIIIRATRTQNVLGEKGRRIRELTSLVQKRFKFPENTVELYAEKVNNRGLCAIAQAESLRYKLLGGLAVRRACYGVLRFVMENGAKGCEVIVSGKLRAQRAKSMKFKDGYMISSGQPVKEYIDSAVRHVLLRQGVLGIKVKIMLDWDPKGKVGPTKPIPDLVTIHTPKEEEEHFRAPVVATDIELPVA